The genomic segment GTACCCCTGAGTGAAGGAGCGAAAGACAGTGTCCAGGCCAACCGCAAACAAGGCATTGCTCTCGAACTGTTTCTGATGGCTCAACAGGTGCAGCTCAACAAGGAGCTCGTCAGCAAGCCTGCGGTACAGGGGAGCAATGACGTAAGGGAACTGCTGATGAAAATCGCGCTTGCTGTCAGCGATGGTCTGACGGTCGCCCAACTCTTGATCCCGAATCAATGGTGATGACCATAGCGCCGAAGATGTCGCCGTTAGGATCAAACCATTCGTGCAGAGGCCAGATGATCCCGATCGTGATTGAGGAGTCCGGACGGGGCGAGAGGGCATTTGATATCTACTCGAGGCTGCTTCGAGAGCGCATCATTTTTCTCGGCGAAGCTGTTACCAGTGATTCGGCGAACAGAATCGTTGCCCAGATGCTGTTTCTTGAGGCAGAGGATCCCGAAAAGGATATCTATCTGTACATCAATTCCCCTGGAGGCTCTGTGTATGACGGCCTGGGGATTTTCGATACGATGCAACATATTCGCCCTGATGTGCAGACTGTCTGCGTTGGACTGGCAGCGAGTATGGGCGCATTTTTACTTTGTGCCGGCGCGAAAGGAAAGCGCAGCAGCCTTCAGCATTCACGGATCATGATCCATCAGCCTCTCGGCGGTGCCAGGGGCCAGGCCAGTGACATCAGAATTCAGGCCGATGAAATTCTTTTCCTCAAGGATCGACTGAATCAGGAGCTGGCGGACAGGACAGGCCAACCTCTCGACAGAATCCAACAGGACACCGACCGTGACTTCTTCATGTCACCAACGGAAGCTGCCAGTTACGGCCTGATCGACCAGGTGATCGACAAGCGCCCGGTCCATTCTGTCGATTGAAATCAGGTCTCCCCAGCAAAATCTGTCCCGTCTGCGAAAGGCCTTTCCAGTGGAGAAAGGCCTGGAAAAATTGCTGGGATGATGTTGTTTATTGCTCGGAACGCTGCCGTCGGCGAAAAAACAGCACAAAGAACTCGAATATTTAATCTGATTCAATGTCAGGCCGTTGCCCGTCAACGCTTGTTCGTCAGTCTTACTTGCTGACATCGAATGATGTCCTGCCTTTAACAGTGCTGCAGATAATGTCAGAGCCATGTCTCTGGCATGTATGTGCTCCCGGTAGGGACCCGTGCGAATGCGTATTGAACGTAAACGAGAATCAATAAAAAACCACACTTACTTGGTAAGTGTGGTTCAAAAACTCTGCAGAATTGAACTGGATTGAATTGAGCTGAATTCAACTGAGGGATGGAATGGAACGCTCCTTTTCAGGAACATCGGTGAATTCAGAAACAACGGCACGGAATTCATCGCCATCCATGGTTTCCCTTTCGATCAAAAGCTCAACCAGGCGATCCATCACTTCACGGTGATCAGAAACGATGGCGACCGTCTCCTTGTAGCAGTGTTTCACCATGGTGCGGACTTGCTCGTCAATCTGACGGGCAATCGAATCTGAAACATCACTACGGGTCATCAGATCGCGCCCTAGAAACACTTCCTGACTGCCACCCTCAAGAGAGACAGGCCCCAGATCGCTCATTCCAAAACGTGTCACCATCTGCCGTGCCATCGAAGCGACTTGTTGAATGTCGCCACCGGCTCCCGTGGTCACTTCCTGATGGCCAAAGACAACATCCTCAGCCGCACGACCACCCAGGGCACCCATGATGCGCGCCTTCAGCTGTGATCTGGTGACAAGGGTCTGCTCTTCATCGGGGGAGAACCATGTCAATCCCTGAGCCTGGCCTCTTGGGATCAGAGTCACCTTCTGCACGGGATCATGGTCCTTCACCAAAGTGCCGATCAGGGCGTGGCCGACTTCGTGATAAGCGATCAATCGCTTGCTGCGACCATCCGTCAGTGGACGACCTTCCATGCCGGCGATGATCCGATCGACGGCATCGTCGATCTCGCTCAAACCAATCGCTTCTTTGCGACGCCGTGCCGTGAGGATGGCAGCCTCATTCATCAGGTTTGCCAGATCAGCGCCTGTGAATCCTGGGGTGCGCCGGGCAATGCTTTCCAGAGACAACTCAGCCTCGAGAGTTTTGTTTCTGCAGTGAACTTCAAGGATGGAGAGACGGCCCTTGATGTCGGGGGCATCAACCGTGACCTGACGGTCGAATCGACCTGGACGCATCAATGCTGAATCAAGGACATCGGGACGGTTGGTGGCGGCGATGATGATGATGCCGCTGTTGCCTTCAAAACCATCCATTTCTGTGAGCAACTGGTTGAGTGTCTGCTCACGTTCATCGTTGCCACCTCCGATTCCTGCACCACGTTGACGTCCGACGGCATCGATTTCGTCAATGAAGATCAGGCATGGGCTGTTTTCCTTGGCCTTTTTGAAGAGATCACGAACCCGGCTCGCGCCAACTCCGACGAACATCTCCACGAATTCAGATCCTGAAAGGGAGAAGAACGGAACACCTGCTTCGCCCGCGATCGCCTTGGCAAGCAGGGTTTTACCGGTTCCCGGTGGTCCAACCAGCAGCATTCCACGGGGAATCTGGGCGCCGACAGATGTGAAACGTTCCGGCTGTTTCAGGAACGTGACGACTTCTTCTAGTTCCTGCTTCGCCTCGGTGACGCCGGCGACATCATCGAATTTGACACCGGTTTCAGCTTCCATCATGAAACGGGCCTTGCTTTTCCCGAACTGCATGGCCTGGCCGGGACCTCCAGGCATGCCGCTGTTGCGACGGGCCAGGAAGATTAGGGATCCGATCAGCAGCAGCGGGAACAACAGATTGCCCAGCAGACCAAGGGCCGGAGGGGCGGAACGGGGCGGATGAATGTCAAAACTGATCCCCTCGTTCTTCAACGTGTTGATCAATTCGGGGGCCAGACCTGGAAGATCGACACGCAGACGCTGGACGCGGTTGTCGAGATCCGGATCAACGGCTTCGACGACCGCATTACGACCACCGTCGTAGATGTCGACGGCGGTGACCCGTCCGGCTTCGACGTAGTCCAGGAAACGGCCGTAGCTCATCCGGGCAACAGCAGCATTCCTCGGTGCCACCGTCGGTCCGTTGGAACCCAGGCCACTGAGGCCTCCGCTGTTCAGGACCTGCCAGCCGATCAACAGAACAACTCCGATCGGAAGCAGCCAGAGAGCAAGAAGACGCCAGCGCTGATTCATGAAGCTGAGGAAATAATTAAAGAGTGTAAAGCAGTTGCAGCGACTGCCGTGTTGTTCGTCAAAGGCTTCTGAGAGCCACGATCGGGTCCAGTTTCGCGGCACGCCTTGCCGGCACAACGCCGAAAAACAAACCGATGGAGCCCGACAGTCCCACCGTCATCAGGACCGTGCTGGTTCCAATGCTCGCTGGAAGCGGCGTCACTGCGGCAACAAGAGCGATGGTTCCAAGCCCGGCTGCCGTTCCGATGGCTCCACCCAGGCTCGCCAGGACCAGTGACTCAACGAGAAACTGCTGCAGCACATCGCTACTGCGGGCTCCGAGAGCTTTTCTCAGTCCGATCTCCTGGGTGCGCTCGCTGACCGACACCAGCATGATGTTCATGATTCCTATACCGCCGACAAGCAGGGAAATCCCGCCGATCGCTCCCAGCATGAGGGTGAGTCCCCCCGTGATCGTTCCGACGATGCTTAGGGCGTCTTTCTGAGATCGCACCGCGAAATCGTCGTCGCGAAGAATCTTGTGACGCTGCCGCAGCAGATTGGTGATCTGGAATTTGGCTGCACCTGTGCTGCTCTCGTCCTTGGCTTCGACACTAATGAAGCTGAGGCTTACGCCGTAGGTGGGATCCCGACCTGTGAGACGGGTGACCATGGTGCTGAGCGGGATGTAGGTGTTGCCGTCCTGATTGCTTCCGAACACGGCTCCCTTTGGAGCCATCACACCGACAACCTGAAAGGACTGGTTGCCGATGCGCAGCTGTTGTCCGACCGCTGATCCCGTCGGAACGAGTTTCGACTCCAGATCCGGACCGATCACGGCCACATTTCTTGCCGCTTTGACGTCCTCGTCCGTGATGAACCGTCCCTGGGACACCTCGAAACTGCGCACCGGCAGAAACTCAGGCGTGATGCCGGAAATCGAGCTGGTTGAACTTCGGGCTCCCAGCTGGACCACCTGACTGCTTGAGATCTGAGGAGCCACGCGTTTGACGCTGGGAACCTGCTCAGCGATGGCCTCAGCGTCTTCCAGCACAAGCGTTCTCGGGAAGGCGACCCCGCGTCGTCGCGTGTCGTTGTTACCGGGAACGACAAACAGAACGTTCGCTCCAAGGTTGCTCAACTGCTCTTCGGCCAGTCCCTGAGCACCCCGACCGACACCCACCAGGGTGATCACCGACGCATTGCCGATCACAATTCCCACCATCGTGAGAAGACTGCGCAGCCGGTTGCTCCTGAGGGTGGTCAGAGCCATCCTCACCGTCTCCATCGGAGGCATCCGTCTGCTCATGTCAGGCCCTCGTGCGCTTCTCAGAGCATTGTGTCCAGCTTGCCGCCTGCATCGAGGCCGGTGCCTCGATGGACCAGACCATCACGGACCTGCAGCGTGACCACCTCACCATGTCGAAGGTCGCGTGTGGCGTTGGCGACTCCTGAAATGGTGGGGATTCCCAGGCGCTGCGCGATCACGGCCGCGTGAGATGTTTCGGCCGGGGCTTCCGTCACGATTCCGGCGGCGTGGCGGATCGCATCCAGATCGTCGGCCGTCGTGTCCTGCATCACTAGGATTTCTCCGGATTCGATCTTGCTGGAGTCCCCGGGGGTGAGAGCGAGTCTCACCTTGCCGCTGACGGTTCCATTTCCGATTCCGCTGCCCTTCGCCAGAACGGCACTGACGATCCCAACCTTGACGAGATCGGTGGATCCGGAGATGCCGGTGAGGGTTCCAGCGGTTTGGATCACAAGATCCCCCTCCTTGAGCAGTCCCATGTCCTGGGCAGCGCCCATCGCCACCGTGAAGGTTCCGGAGGTGCTCTTCTGCTGAGGAACCACCAGTGGCGTGACTCCCCAGACCAGCTGAAGCTTGCGAGCGACCTGAACCTCGCTGGTGATCGCCAGGATCGGCGCCGCAGGCCTGAACTTGCTGACGTTGTGGGCCGTTGCTCC from the Synechococcus sp. KORDI-100 genome contains:
- the clpP gene encoding ATP-dependent Clp endopeptidase proteolytic subunit ClpP produces the protein MIPIVIEESGRGERAFDIYSRLLRERIIFLGEAVTSDSANRIVAQMLFLEAEDPEKDIYLYINSPGGSVYDGLGIFDTMQHIRPDVQTVCVGLAASMGAFLLCAGAKGKRSSLQHSRIMIHQPLGGARGQASDIRIQADEILFLKDRLNQELADRTGQPLDRIQQDTDRDFFMSPTEAASYGLIDQVIDKRPVHSVD
- a CDS encoding DUF2256 domain-containing protein, coding for MKSGLPSKICPVCERPFQWRKAWKNCWDDVVYCSERCRRRKNSTKNSNI
- the ftsH gene encoding ATP-dependent zinc metalloprotease FtsH, whose protein sequence is MNQRWRLLALWLLPIGVVLLIGWQVLNSGGLSGLGSNGPTVAPRNAAVARMSYGRFLDYVEAGRVTAVDIYDGGRNAVVEAVDPDLDNRVQRLRVDLPGLAPELINTLKNEGISFDIHPPRSAPPALGLLGNLLFPLLLIGSLIFLARRNSGMPGGPGQAMQFGKSKARFMMEAETGVKFDDVAGVTEAKQELEEVVTFLKQPERFTSVGAQIPRGMLLVGPPGTGKTLLAKAIAGEAGVPFFSLSGSEFVEMFVGVGASRVRDLFKKAKENSPCLIFIDEIDAVGRQRGAGIGGGNDEREQTLNQLLTEMDGFEGNSGIIIIAATNRPDVLDSALMRPGRFDRQVTVDAPDIKGRLSILEVHCRNKTLEAELSLESIARRTPGFTGADLANLMNEAAILTARRRKEAIGLSEIDDAVDRIIAGMEGRPLTDGRSKRLIAYHEVGHALIGTLVKDHDPVQKVTLIPRGQAQGLTWFSPDEEQTLVTRSQLKARIMGALGGRAAEDVVFGHQEVTTGAGGDIQQVASMARQMVTRFGMSDLGPVSLEGGSQEVFLGRDLMTRSDVSDSIARQIDEQVRTMVKHCYKETVAIVSDHREVMDRLVELLIERETMDGDEFRAVVSEFTDVPEKERSIPSLS
- a CDS encoding ABC transporter permease, coding for MSRRMPPMETVRMALTTLRSNRLRSLLTMVGIVIGNASVITLVGVGRGAQGLAEEQLSNLGANVLFVVPGNNDTRRRGVAFPRTLVLEDAEAIAEQVPSVKRVAPQISSSQVVQLGARSSTSSISGITPEFLPVRSFEVSQGRFITDEDVKAARNVAVIGPDLESKLVPTGSAVGQQLRIGNQSFQVVGVMAPKGAVFGSNQDGNTYIPLSTMVTRLTGRDPTYGVSLSFISVEAKDESSTGAAKFQITNLLRQRHKILRDDDFAVRSQKDALSIVGTITGGLTLMLGAIGGISLLVGGIGIMNIMLVSVSERTQEIGLRKALGARSSDVLQQFLVESLVLASLGGAIGTAAGLGTIALVAAVTPLPASIGTSTVLMTVGLSGSIGLFFGVVPARRAAKLDPIVALRSL